A part of Candidatus Binatus sp. genomic DNA contains:
- a CDS encoding phosphoribosylanthranilate isomerase, with translation MSVRVKICGITRVEDADAAIAAGADMLGLNFFAPSPRYLALDCARVVRDAIGARAGVIGVFVNADRTYIEEYRRALSLDLLQFSGDEDDAMLRGWPIPVIATRRIAAGAQVAPSASDFVLLDVFDTKLYGGTGRRIPLDDLRALDLSRTFVAGGLTPDNVGEVAALNPYAVDCASGVESSPGVKDHDKIRSFVINAKRAR, from the coding sequence ATGAGTGTTCGAGTGAAAATTTGCGGGATCACTCGCGTCGAAGATGCCGACGCCGCGATCGCCGCCGGCGCCGACATGCTCGGGCTCAATTTTTTTGCGCCGAGTCCGCGTTATCTCGCGCTCGATTGCGCGCGCGTGGTGCGCGACGCGATCGGCGCGCGGGCTGGCGTGATCGGCGTGTTCGTCAATGCCGATCGCACGTATATCGAGGAGTATCGCCGCGCGCTCAGCCTCGATCTGCTGCAATTCTCCGGCGATGAGGACGACGCGATGCTGCGCGGATGGCCGATTCCGGTGATCGCGACGCGCCGTATCGCGGCGGGAGCGCAGGTTGCGCCGAGTGCGAGCGATTTTGTGCTGCTCGACGTGTTCGACACGAAACTGTACGGCGGCACCGGCCGTCGAATTCCGTTGGACGATTTGCGCGCTCTCGATTTGAGCCGAACGTTCGTCGCCGGCGGCCTCACGCCCGACAATGTCGGCGAAGTCGCGGCGCTGAATCCGTATGCGGTGGACTGCGCGAGCGGCGTCGAGTCGTCGCCAGGAGTCAAGGATCACGACAAAATCAGGAGCTTCGTTATCAATGCAAAACGTGCCCGATAG
- the trpC gene encoding indole-3-glycerol phosphate synthase TrpC encodes MSSILDEIYAAKRVEIRAQRQVVSPVAIVAQAGRAPKPRDFIGALRSRRPAIIAEIKRASPSKGDIMPGLDPATVAREYVEAGAAAISVLTDRHFKGSLDDLRAVRAAVDVPLLRKDFIFEPYQVYEARAAGADCVLLIIAMLKEGELRSLAALARELGMATLVEVHNEHEFGIAAQIGAGLIGINNRDLHTFVTDLAVTERLLDRYAGDATIVAESGIDTVSDIRRLNSAGARAFLIGESLLRGGAPRAKLGELMKAFESDGELK; translated from the coding sequence ATGAGTTCCATCCTCGACGAAATTTACGCGGCCAAGCGAGTTGAAATTCGCGCGCAACGACAAGTCGTGTCGCCGGTCGCGATCGTCGCGCAGGCGGGACGCGCGCCCAAGCCGCGCGATTTCATCGGCGCGCTCCGCTCGCGCCGCCCCGCGATTATCGCCGAAATCAAACGCGCCTCGCCGAGCAAGGGCGACATCATGCCGGGACTCGACCCCGCGACTGTTGCGCGCGAGTACGTCGAGGCGGGCGCCGCCGCGATTTCCGTCCTCACCGATCGCCACTTCAAAGGCTCGCTCGACGATCTGCGCGCCGTCCGCGCCGCCGTCGATGTACCCTTGTTGCGCAAGGATTTCATTTTCGAGCCCTACCAGGTTTACGAGGCGCGCGCCGCGGGCGCCGACTGTGTCCTGCTGATTATCGCGATGCTCAAAGAAGGCGAATTGCGCTCGCTCGCCGCGCTCGCGCGCGAACTCGGGATGGCGACGCTAGTCGAAGTGCACAACGAGCATGAATTTGGTATCGCCGCGCAAATCGGCGCCGGGCTTATCGGCATCAACAACCGCGACCTGCACACTTTTGTGACCGATCTCGCGGTGACGGAGCGATTGCTCGATCGCTACGCCGGCGACGCGACGATCGTCGCGGAGAGCGGAATCGATACGGTGAGCGACATCCGTCGTCTCAATTCCGCCGGTGCGCGCGCGTTTCTAATCGGCGAAAGTCTGCTGCGCGGCGGAGCGCCGCGCGCGAAACTCGGTGAACTGATGAAGGCATTCGAGAGTGATGGCGAGCTCAAGTGA
- a CDS encoding aminodeoxychorismate/anthranilate synthase component II, translating to MATEKSKLKILMIDNYDSFTYNLVQYLGELGADVIVKRNDAIDVAGVRAMRPAAVVISPGPCTPSEAGISVKLLREMAGELPIFGVCLGLQCIGEAFGGRVVRASRLMHGKTSPILHDGNTIFAGIPSPFDAMRYHSLIVEPDSLPPTLEISARTAENEIMGLRHKEVSVEGVQFHPESILTFEGKHLLQNFLDRVAQ from the coding sequence ATGGCGACCGAAAAATCGAAACTGAAAATCCTGATGATCGATAACTACGATTCGTTCACCTACAACCTCGTGCAGTACCTCGGTGAACTCGGCGCTGACGTGATCGTCAAGCGCAACGATGCGATCGACGTCGCCGGGGTGCGCGCGATGCGTCCGGCGGCCGTCGTGATCTCGCCCGGTCCATGCACTCCCAGCGAGGCCGGCATCTCGGTGAAACTGCTGCGCGAGATGGCCGGCGAGTTGCCGATTTTCGGCGTCTGCCTTGGCCTTCAATGCATCGGCGAGGCATTCGGCGGGCGCGTCGTGCGCGCGTCGCGCCTGATGCACGGCAAGACCTCGCCGATCCTCCACGACGGTAATACGATCTTCGCGGGCATCCCGAGTCCGTTCGACGCGATGCGCTATCATTCGCTAATCGTCGAGCCCGACTCGCTGCCGCCGACGCTCGAAATCAGCGCGCGCACCGCCGAAAACGAAATCATGGGACTTCGCCACAAGGAAGTTTCGGTCGAGGGCGTGCAATTTCATCCCGAGTCGATTCTGACTTTTGAGGGCAAGCATCTGCTGCAAAACTTTCTCGACCGGGTCGCGCAATGA
- the trpD gene encoding anthranilate phosphoribosyltransferase, which yields MNSIHDALAAIVEGRTLTEDEAEFAIGEVMDGKAHDAVVGAFLIALKLKTAEGEELAGAVRAMLKRARPLDLRGREVLDTCGTGGDGARTFNISTAAALVAAAAGVRVAKHGNRAISGLVGAADVLEALGVKIDLDPDGLNRCLDTAGICFIFAPSYHPAFKRLAEVRRALAMPTIFNLMGALGSPARPAFHLLGVANDRLIGPISRALKALGAKRAMVVRGADGLDEISISGPTRVVELRQGGELTEYEVTPESLGVTRGDHRALEIENLDDAIRMLRVALDGGRGPAQDVVALNGGAAIYLGGKADSLKAGVAAAREIIASRGALKVLDNLRRASHDEIR from the coding sequence ATGAACTCGATTCACGACGCGCTGGCGGCAATCGTCGAAGGCCGCACGCTCACCGAAGACGAAGCTGAATTCGCGATCGGTGAAGTGATGGACGGCAAAGCCCACGATGCGGTCGTCGGCGCGTTTCTGATTGCGCTCAAGCTGAAAACTGCGGAGGGAGAAGAGTTGGCCGGCGCGGTGCGTGCGATGCTCAAGCGCGCGCGTCCGCTCGATCTCCGCGGTCGCGAGGTGCTCGACACGTGCGGTACCGGCGGTGACGGCGCTCGCACGTTCAACATTTCGACCGCGGCGGCGCTGGTTGCGGCGGCCGCCGGCGTGCGCGTCGCGAAGCACGGCAATCGCGCGATCAGCGGACTGGTCGGCGCCGCCGACGTGCTCGAGGCGCTCGGCGTGAAGATCGATCTCGATCCGGATGGGCTCAATCGATGCCTCGACACGGCGGGAATCTGTTTCATCTTCGCGCCCAGTTATCATCCGGCGTTCAAGCGCCTCGCGGAGGTGCGGCGTGCGCTTGCGATGCCGACGATTTTCAACCTGATGGGCGCGCTCGGCAGTCCCGCGCGTCCGGCGTTTCATCTTCTTGGGGTTGCCAACGACCGCCTGATCGGTCCGATCTCGCGCGCGCTCAAAGCGCTCGGCGCCAAGCGCGCGATGGTCGTGCGCGGCGCAGATGGCCTTGACGAGATTTCGATCAGCGGACCGACGCGCGTCGTCGAACTTCGCCAGGGCGGCGAGCTAACGGAATATGAGGTGACGCCGGAAAGTTTGGGCGTCACGCGCGGCGATCATCGCGCGCTCGAAATCGAAAACCTCGACGACGCGATTCGGATGCTTCGCGTCGCGCTTGATGGCGGCAGGGGGCCGGCGCAAGATGTCGTCGCGCTCAACGGCGGCGCTGCGATTTACCTCGGCGGCAAGGCCGATTCGCTGAAAGCGGGTGTCGCAGCGGCGCGCGAAATAATCGCGTCGCGAGGTGCGCTTAAGGTGCTCGATAATTTGCGGCGCGCCAGCCACGATGAGATCCGATGA